Genomic DNA from Candidatus Omnitrophota bacterium:
CGTCCCGAACTCAAATTCCATAACGATCCCGGTCGCCACGCCGATGGCAAAGGTGAGACCGAAAATCTTGACCCAGAACCGGGTCATTTGGTGGTAAAGCGGGTTACGGGTCTTGAGGTACATCCCTTCCATGATCACCAGAAGGATGCCAAGCCCGATGCTTAACGGAGGATAGATATAATGAAAAGCGATTGTGAGGGCGAATTGAATTCTGGACAACAGGAGGACATCCATAGGACAGGGCCAGCATGGTTGCCCGGCAACAATTGCCAAGCTGTTAACGTTACCATTTTAATAATATTTACTTATCCTGTCCACTTGTTTTGCGGGAAACTATGCGTCACAGGCGCCCCGGGAGAGCAAAAGCTCGCGGACCTGTCTCACCAATTCATACCCCTCGGCGTTCAAAGCGAAGATCTTCCGGCGGGGAGGGTCTTCCGGCCCCTCGGAGCGGCCGATAAACTGCCCGATATTCTGGTAAATCACGACCGGCGTGCCTGTCATCACAGGAACATCGTTGATGCGGTTCGATAATTCCCAGGCATCGATTTCCGGAGGAAAATTCTTGAGCACGACCACGTGCGGGTTGACCTTCCGGATCTCCTCCCGTAAAGCCTCCCGGGACGTCACCGCCACGGTTTCGCATCCGTCCCACGAAAACAGGTATTTCAGCTCGCGGCAGACTGCGGTATCCGGGTCCAGAAGAAGGATCCTGGGTCTGGGCCTTTGCAACCTTGATCCTTCACGCTCGTTTTGCCCGGGGGCCAGGGGCTTCTTGTCCGTTAAAAAAGGATTATTCATCAATCCCCACCCTTTCTATCAAAGTTTGCGCTCTTAAACTCTGGGCCCCAGAAACGCCACGGATGGCATCCACCAGCACGTCTCTTGAAAACGGTTTTGGGATATAGGCATGCACACCGAATTCGTTTGCGATCTCCTCCGGCGCTCTTTTCCACTTCAGGACATCAGGGATGGTTCCGCGCTCATGGATGGCCGTGGTATTGGGAAGCCAGCGCCACTGGGCCTTGTCCCGAAGATAGACCATCTCCCCCAGCCCGCTCATAAGGATGATCCAGCTTTTGCAGACCAGCCCGGGGCTTTCAGACGCTTAACGACTTCGTCTCCCCTCATCTTGGGCATGACAAAATCCAGGAAAACCAAATCCGGATTCAAGGCCGCGCACATCTCCATTCCCTGCGCGCCGTCATACGCCATGGACACCTCGTAAGGGCCCGTTCCCTCCAGGATGTCCCTGACCAAAGAGCACAGATCCTTTTCATCATCGATCACGACGACGTTCATTTTATTGCCCACGACTTCCCTCTCTCAGTGACCAAAGGCATTTTGGTTCGACGGGTTAACAGGTCTTTTTTTCCATGTGGCCCGTGATGTCCCGGGACACGCCTACGGTCATCTTGACGTTCCCTTCCTCATCAAAAATCGGGGCCTTAACGGTATGAAAAATCCGAACTGTCCCGTCATGGCGGGTGACCGGCTCTTCCGGGATATCCAGGATTTCTCCGGTGGAGAAAACATGGGCGTCATCAAAAAGATACTGCTGTGTATAACTCGGCTCGTTGAAGGCGGCGTCAATCCGTCCCTGCAACTGTTCATTGGTCATGCCGTAATAATCGCAAAAGGCCTTGTTGGCCCAAATGATGACCGACTTCGGCCCCTTGACCAAGACCATGTCCGCGATGGCGTCCAGGGTCTGGCGGTACTGCTGCTCGCCCTCCCGGAGGGCGGTTTGCACCATTTGCAACTCGTCCGAATACCGCTCGAGGTGCACGTTCGTATCCTTGAGGGCGGCGTTGGCCGCTGTCAAAGCCGTGGTCCGCTCAGTCACTTTCTTCTCGATGTCCGCCCGGTAGACGGCGCTCACCCACAGATATCGGAGCAATAAAACATTGGATATCAGCAAAATCGCCAGCATTCCCCACGGCAGCCAGGTGTTGTCAGAATCGTAAAATTGAGGAGTCGGGACACACATAATCTCCCAGTGATGATCCAGGACATCCACCGTGGTAGAAAAAACGATCTTGTCCAGTTTCCTCAGCAGGGGTGCCGGGGCCCATTCCTCACGCCCTTTCTCCGCCGTCCGGGAACGGTGATAAAACAGCAATTTTTTCTCGCGCCCCGGGGTCGCATCATACAACCCGATGTCAATTCCAACCGGGGGGACATACGTCAAGGCCGCATTGAAAATATCGGCTTGCGAAAGGACCCCGACGATCACGCCCTGAAAATGCTCGGGGGACGATGATCCGGCCTTGTTAAAGACCGGGACATAGACGCGAAAAACAGAGTGTCCCCCAAGAATGAAATTCTCACCAATCCCGCTCGCCCCCGTGCGGTGGACCTGCCGTAAAACGCCCTGCTCCTCCGGCACGGCTCCCAGATCCAGGCCAAGACGGCTGGGGTCTCCCCCGGGCTCGATGTAAAACAACGGAAGATATTCCGGCCTCGGCTCTGCCGGCCGGCCATGCGGGTCAAGGACGGGGATGGCCAGGTCCTGAACACCTGTTAGAAACTGTCCCCCCTCAAAAATCTCCCGCTGTCCGGCCAGGACGCGCGGCGCCCATTCCAACGCTCTGATGGTCGGATGATTGCTCAAAACAGTTCTGGAAAACTCCTTAAACTCCTCCCGTTCCACCTGCACGGAACTGTCATACAAGGCTTTCAAAGAATGGATGGCCTCCAGGCTGATTTTAATTTCCCGGCCCATCAGAAGGGCCCTCTGCTGGGCCTCTTTTTCAAACCTGCTCTTGATGGACTGGATTTGCCAATGCTGCAGGAGCATCACAATGAGCAGAGACAGCGGGATGCAAATCAACGTCGTGATTTTGACCGCGCGGAATTGGATGGACGAAGGCCAGTTGATGGCAACAAGGATCCCCCCCGTCAGGGCATACCCCAAAAGGGACAAAAAAGAAACGGCTGGGATCCCGGAGGTTGAAGAAGCCCCGGCAGGATTCAGAAGGGACGCCGTGAGGGAAACCGCGGACAAGGAGAAAATCAAATTTCCCAGAAAGAAAAGGCCCCAACGGATCTTTTCGTCCCGGCGGGCGTTATCCGCAAAAATGAGGGCGAGACCTATCATCAACAAATACAGGGCGGAGGAGGGCGTCGCCGGCCCCATCGGGTCATTTTCCACCAGCAACGGGAAGGGGAATAAAAGCCACCCAAAAATCCGCGATGCGTCAACCAGGTATTCAATGACCCCCAAAATGCCCATAAAAAAGATGATACCGCCGCAGGCCATGGCCACCCCGTATCGGCGGCCGACAACACCCAGCAGGCCGAACCCGGCCAGAAGCAGGGCGATGGAAGTGTTGTATGTCACCGGGGGGGGAGCGGAAGACAACTGTAAAGCTGTGGCATGGCCGGCAGGCCAGGCTAACAGGAGGGCGAGAATCAAAAAAATTAAAAAATCAAAGGCAAAAACTTTGGGCTGTTCCGGATTTCGATTGTCATGCTTCCTCATAACTCATCCACCATCCTGGCATGCTCCGCGCCGATAATTCACCGGATATAATATTAATATTTACCATTTCTCTAAGCAACACGCCTTTATCAGGCATCAAATGGGTATCGAATATACCCGCTTTCCCTAAAAATCCTTCAAGAAAGTCGCCAGATTTATCCCCTTGTGCGCCAGTTCCATCTTTTCCCGAATGTTCTTTCTGTGCTTTTCCACCGTCTGGCACGATATGTTCAGAAGTCTGGCGATCTCCTTGCTTTTCATGCCCCCCTTGATCATATTGCAAATTTCCACTTCCCGGGGGCTCAATTTATAACCGGCCTGGGTCAATACCCTGCCGAAAGATGACACCAAAGACGTCAGCTGGTCTTCCACCAGCTCAATGTATTTGCTATTTTCGGCGCGCATCCGGATCTTTTTGAGATTGGGCAGGACGAGTTCCCGGACATTGATGGCAATGTCTTCCTTGAGTTTGCTTTTTTCAAATTCAATCTGCTGAAGGAGCTGGTTCAAGGCCACATTCTTTTGCTCCAGGGCCTCCTTCTGCTGCCAAAGTTTCTCTTCGGACAGCCGCAAAGACTCCTCCATCCTTTTGCGTTCGGAGATATCGATAAACATGACGAGCTGGATGGGCTCCGCGGGGTCCTCAAAATGAATGATTTCCATGGAGATGATGACCGTCCGGTGTTCGCCGGATTTGCAGCGCATCAACTTCTCGACCGGTGGGACGCTGCCGTGCTCCTTCAGTTGCCGGAT
This window encodes:
- a CDS encoding CHASE domain-containing protein, coding for MRKHDNRNPEQPKVFAFDFLIFLILALLLAWPAGHATALQLSSAPPPVTYNTSIALLLAGFGLLGVVGRRYGVAMACGGIIFFMGILGVIEYLVDASRIFGWLLFPFPLLVENDPMGPATPSSALYLLMIGLALIFADNARRDEKIRWGLFFLGNLIFSLSAVSLTASLLNPAGASSTSGIPAVSFLSLLGYALTGGILVAINWPSSIQFRAVKITTLICIPLSLLIVMLLQHWQIQSIKSRFEKEAQQRALLMGREIKISLEAIHSLKALYDSSVQVEREEFKEFSRTVLSNHPTIRALEWAPRVLAGQREIFEGGQFLTGVQDLAIPVLDPHGRPAEPRPEYLPLFYIEPGGDPSRLGLDLGAVPEEQGVLRQVHRTGASGIGENFILGGHSVFRVYVPVFNKAGSSSPEHFQGVIVGVLSQADIFNAALTYVPPVGIDIGLYDATPGREKKLLFYHRSRTAEKGREEWAPAPLLRKLDKIVFSTTVDVLDHHWEIMCVPTPQFYDSDNTWLPWGMLAILLISNVLLLRYLWVSAVYRADIEKKVTERTTALTAANAALKDTNVHLERYSDELQMVQTALREGEQQYRQTLDAIADMVLVKGPKSVIIWANKAFCDYYGMTNEQLQGRIDAAFNEPSYTQQYLFDDAHVFSTGEILDIPEEPVTRHDGTVRIFHTVKAPIFDEEGNVKMTVGVSRDITGHMEKKTC
- a CDS encoding response regulator, which codes for MGNKMNVVVIDDEKDLCSLVRDILEGTGPYEVSMAYDGAQGMEMCAALNPDLVFLDFVMPKMRGDEVVKRLKAPGWSAKAGSSL
- a CDS encoding PAS domain S-box protein yields the protein MAADSQKKGRMSNLLSARLFRAVLNSLPYPFVILDAERRCLFINKEGAKRTGLPLSHLLGRRDEDIFQTEVTKEYLPTLLKAYTTRKPQRCECHVQLKSEKYSFLSDYVPLLDRQGRVEMVFGITRDVTHSRIMKETLQRSEDRFARVFQSGPVAIGFSRLRDGVILNVNDRCAKLFGYSREEMIGSTVKDLYLWADMEDRARTIRQLKEHGSVPPVEKLMRCKSGEHRTVIISMEIIHFEDPAEPIQLVMFIDISERKRMEESLRLSEEKLWQQKEALEQKNVALNQLLQQIEFEKSKLKEDIAINVRELVLPNLKKIRMRAENSKYIELVEDQLTSLVSSFGRVLTQAGYKLSPREVEICNMIKGGMKSKEIARLLNISCQTVEKHRKNIREKMELAHKGINLATFLKDF